One Mesorhizobium loti genomic window carries:
- a CDS encoding nodulation protein NopB — MMIPITSITATLTDCLARAGSPSFSEQAQFERALAHAADSLKNDAASAPSRVPVPPAMALQRAATQMSPLGDRVLQTIFAMYPDRAVNSAALDQQVGLFKGALPRPQKLPAEGDAGTGTSGVPQGRHDFETMIAGLRDMYNGVTQVALVSKGVSGITSSVNKLLKEG, encoded by the coding sequence ATGATGATCCCTATCACGTCGATCACTGCCACTTTAACGGACTGTCTGGCCAGGGCCGGGTCACCGTCGTTCAGCGAGCAAGCCCAGTTTGAGCGCGCTTTGGCGCACGCGGCCGACTCGCTGAAAAACGATGCCGCATCGGCGCCATCGAGGGTGCCAGTTCCTCCGGCGATGGCTCTTCAACGCGCGGCTACGCAGATGAGTCCCTTGGGGGACCGCGTGTTGCAGACGATTTTTGCGATGTACCCAGACCGTGCTGTTAATTCGGCTGCGCTCGACCAGCAGGTAGGCCTTTTCAAGGGCGCTCTACCTAGGCCGCAGAAGCTTCCTGCCGAAGGTGATGCGGGAACCGGAACGTCAGGCGTTCCGCAAGGACGGCATGATTTCGAAACAATGATTGCTGGTCTGCGGGATATGTACAATGGCGTCACTCAGGTTGCGCTTGTTTCCAAAGGTGTCAGCGGCATCACCTCATCTGTAAATAAACTTCTAAAGGAAGGCTGA
- a CDS encoding type III secretion system protein → MTELQPPILALLAVTAGLGLLVLVVVTTTAFVKVSVVLFLVRNALGTQTIPPNIALYAVALILTMFLSAPVVEQTYDRMTDPKLHYQTFDDWVSAAKSGSEPLRDHLKKFTNEEQRQFFLSSTEKVWPAEMRAKATVDDLSILVPSFLISELKRAFEIGFLLYLPFIVIDLIVTTILMAMGMSMVSPTLISVPFKLFVFVAIDGWSKLMHGLVLSYTIPGG, encoded by the coding sequence ATGACTGAGCTCCAGCCGCCAATCCTGGCGCTTCTCGCAGTTACCGCCGGACTGGGTCTGCTGGTTTTAGTGGTCGTCACGACCACGGCCTTTGTAAAGGTATCGGTTGTTCTTTTCCTCGTGCGCAATGCGCTCGGGACTCAGACGATACCACCTAACATAGCGCTGTACGCTGTCGCATTGATCCTCACCATGTTTCTTAGCGCGCCCGTTGTTGAACAGACCTATGATCGGATGACCGATCCGAAGCTACATTATCAGACGTTCGACGACTGGGTAAGCGCCGCCAAATCCGGGAGCGAGCCCCTGCGTGATCATCTTAAGAAGTTCACAAATGAGGAGCAGCGACAGTTTTTCCTCTCGTCTACCGAAAAAGTCTGGCCAGCGGAAATGCGTGCCAAAGCCACAGTTGATGATTTGTCCATTCTGGTTCCATCTTTTCTAATTTCAGAGCTAAAGCGCGCGTTTGAGATCGGATTTCTTCTTTATCTTCCTTTCATCGTTATTGATCTTATTGTGACGACAATTTTGATGGCGATGGGCATGTCTATGGTATCCCCGACGCTTATATCTGTCCCTTTCAAACTCTTCGTGTTCGTCGCTATTGATGGCTGGTCGAAATTGATGCACGGGCTTGTGTTGAGTTACACGATACCGGGAGGTTGA
- a CDS encoding nodulation protein NolT, with protein sequence MIGLAQEIMPGTCGRRSLRLIVLPLLVALGGCKVDLYTQLQEREANEMLALLMDNGVHAVRVAAKDGTSTVQVDEKLLAYSIDLLNGKGLPRQSFKNLGEIFQGSGLIASPTEERARYVYALSEELSRTISDIDGVFSVRVHVVLPHNDLLRAGATPSSASVFIRHDAKADLSVLLPKIKMLVADSIEGLSYDKVEVVLVSVERSAPEQRSVPATVLAQASRPVPAPLLASLTGIAAAVFAVACYLLVTGLSRRRKQSAGEVPKLERRSGVSALDAIRKKTPAIAPQ encoded by the coding sequence ATGATTGGCTTAGCCCAGGAAATCATGCCTGGCACGTGCGGTCGGAGGTCACTTCGCCTTATCGTGCTGCCACTCCTCGTGGCCCTCGGCGGTTGCAAGGTGGATCTCTACACGCAACTGCAGGAGCGCGAGGCGAATGAAATGCTCGCCCTTCTGATGGACAACGGAGTTCATGCGGTTCGGGTCGCTGCCAAGGATGGGACTAGCACGGTCCAGGTTGACGAAAAGCTGCTCGCTTACTCAATCGACCTCCTGAATGGCAAGGGATTGCCGCGCCAGTCATTCAAGAACCTCGGAGAGATTTTCCAAGGATCAGGCCTCATTGCCTCGCCGACCGAGGAACGTGCCCGTTATGTTTATGCGCTCAGCGAAGAGTTGTCCCGCACGATCAGCGATATCGATGGCGTATTCTCTGTACGTGTCCACGTAGTTCTGCCGCATAACGACCTTTTGCGAGCAGGCGCCACGCCATCCTCGGCTTCGGTCTTTATCAGGCACGACGCCAAAGCAGATCTCTCGGTTCTGCTGCCGAAGATAAAGATGCTCGTGGCCGACAGCATCGAAGGGTTGTCCTACGACAAGGTCGAAGTGGTTTTGGTGTCGGTGGAGCGTTCCGCGCCTGAGCAACGGTCCGTGCCGGCGACTGTTTTGGCCCAAGCGTCCAGGCCCGTTCCAGCGCCACTTTTGGCCAGCTTAACCGGTATTGCCGCAGCTGTGTTCGCAGTGGCGTGCTATCTCTTAGTCACCGGTCTTAGCCGCCGGCGCAAGCAGTCAGCGGGCGAAGTTCCCAAGCTCGAGCGGCGGTCGGGTGTTTCCGCACTCGATGCCATTCGCAAAAAGACACCGGCGATAGCGCCTCAGTGA
- a CDS encoding nodulation protein NolW, whose protein sequence is MLRALIRSVRPHVLRLLCAGFFLSAGTNGTLGVPLSLSKTPYRYTVLDQDISEALQQFGNNLNIRVNISAEVKGRIRGSMPDLPPREFLDRLANMYGLQWYYDGLVLYVSAAKESQTRMLVLTSIRFDTFKGALDKLEISDDRYVVRPAPGDGLVLVSGPPRFTALVEQTFNGLVAEAQGQPRVHETPTSESVLTLFRGSSTMVVRNGLPEAAYSSDVPQQDGVGGKPEPRQK, encoded by the coding sequence ATGTTGAGAGCGCTCATCCGATCCGTCCGCCCACACGTTTTGAGACTTCTGTGTGCCGGTTTTTTTCTCTCCGCCGGAACCAACGGAACTCTCGGCGTCCCCTTATCCCTCTCCAAGACGCCGTACAGATATACGGTTCTCGATCAGGATATTTCTGAGGCGCTGCAGCAATTCGGCAACAACCTTAATATCCGAGTCAACATTAGCGCCGAGGTGAAGGGGCGGATCCGCGGGAGTATGCCGGATTTGCCACCGCGCGAGTTCCTCGACCGTTTGGCCAATATGTACGGTCTCCAATGGTATTATGATGGGCTTGTCCTCTACGTGTCAGCCGCAAAAGAATCACAAACCCGCATGCTTGTGCTGACTTCGATCCGCTTCGATACGTTTAAGGGTGCCCTAGACAAGCTTGAGATCTCCGATGACCGCTACGTCGTGAGACCCGCGCCGGGAGATGGCCTCGTTTTGGTTTCCGGTCCGCCGCGCTTCACCGCGCTCGTGGAGCAGACTTTCAATGGTCTTGTCGCAGAGGCACAGGGGCAGCCGCGCGTCCATGAAACGCCGACAAGCGAATCGGTCCTGACATTGTTTCGGGGTTCCTCCACCATGGTCGTCCGCAACGGATTGCCTGAAGCCGCTTATTCGTCCGACGTGCCGCAGCAGGATGGCGTTGGCGGGAAGCCAGAGCCACGCCAAAAATGA
- a CDS encoding NOL1/NOP2/sun family protein, whose product MIHNCFYLDCAAIVLVEQMDVVSVYTHLPGLMHHLCAEPGRAPDKEVKGIAAAATGPVKENTQTLPFGSAEAL is encoded by the coding sequence ATGATACACAATTGCTTCTACTTGGACTGCGCCGCCATCGTGTTGGTCGAGCAAATGGATGTTGTAAGTGTCTATACCCATCTGCCTGGCCTGATGCACCACCTCTGCGCTGAGCCGGGACGAGCCCCAGATAAGGAGGTGAAGGGCATCGCGGCGGCCGCTACTGGTCCTGTCAAGGAAAACACGCAAACGCTGCCGTTCGGAAGCGCGGAGGCTCTTTAA
- a CDS encoding type III secretion apparatus inner membrane protein RhcS yields MIWILPPLIASVVVGLVIGIIQAATQIQDESLPLTVKLLVVVAVIGLFAPVLSAPLIELTDQIFTEFPAMTLSY; encoded by the coding sequence ATGATCTGGATTCTGCCGCCGCTCATTGCATCGGTGGTCGTTGGCTTGGTCATTGGCATCATCCAGGCGGCAACACAGATCCAGGATGAAAGTTTGCCACTAACCGTCAAGCTTCTGGTTGTTGTCGCGGTTATTGGTTTGTTTGCTCCTGTGCTGAGCGCCCCGCTGATAGAGCTAACCGACCAGATCTTTACCGAGTTTCCCGCCATGACACTTAGCTACTAG
- a CDS encoding nodulation protein NOLX: protein MSVNNNTSNVFSSQDILQYSSLNLTSSLEKAQQNASSFEAMLSLHLHEDDASPFPSMKELCRNTSESLLPDVASSLEELRKNPLDLLPPSMRAAIEATDQGPQPAVALPPIAHESVDQGPQPAVALPPIAQAPIKSERITWNGGSLSQAELQIVAVLNRHKDLCPLSWQSLTDKANDPSTPPDLKAAIEGLQQDPELFYAIGSQGDGRCGGKITAKDLSEFSRHHSQVAAFQGQQAQSYAQNYIPSDSTGSAQPSVMTLNDAMRELYRYSENLPKNLSLTYFKQIVDGDAKTGKCPPQVIAAAQYFVSNPNEWKRLYGGSIDKVHKEDFLQVASSSMSLTQTELNTLKTINSNQQKFFGSGVLTRDKLASMAQDKSLDPRVKQAASQLLSDHLLFGLLNNSITGYKTHNSFFDFGGGHTVDSGNISNKDFGHFYNGMSSANRAVQQPKTHAPETAAEQDAVSDMMTGRADQPDTKSAKKNGGAFIHTVDDVLKVYSTVADWAATAVGLLSFIPVVGQVADAVSMTLAFEAQAANLVRTAITGGNMKQALLDAGINIGAQALSLVAGPEVKLAIRNGLVKTALEEAAAAGIDLPISMAKSYAEDYLSNLQACLPADTMQAAGLLSPMVPILQKVA, encoded by the coding sequence ATGTCCGTCAATAATAATACAAGCAACGTTTTCAGTAGCCAGGATATTCTCCAGTACAGCAGCCTGAATCTGACATCTTCGTTGGAAAAGGCGCAGCAAAACGCATCGTCATTCGAGGCGATGCTCTCCCTTCACCTGCACGAAGACGACGCCAGCCCCTTCCCGTCGATGAAGGAATTGTGCCGGAACACATCGGAGTCGCTGTTGCCCGATGTCGCATCCTCGTTGGAAGAATTGCGCAAGAACCCATTGGATCTGCTGCCGCCAAGCATGAGGGCAGCCATCGAAGCAACGGATCAAGGCCCGCAGCCTGCGGTCGCCCTCCCTCCCATTGCGCACGAATCAGTTGATCAAGGCCCGCAGCCTGCGGTCGCCCTCCCTCCCATTGCGCAAGCGCCTATAAAAAGCGAGAGAATTACGTGGAACGGCGGCTCACTGTCCCAAGCCGAGTTGCAGATTGTCGCAGTGCTGAACCGTCACAAGGACCTATGCCCGCTTAGTTGGCAATCGCTGACGGATAAAGCCAATGATCCCTCTACGCCACCGGATCTGAAAGCGGCGATTGAGGGATTGCAGCAGGATCCAGAGCTTTTTTATGCGATCGGCTCGCAGGGCGATGGCCGCTGTGGCGGTAAGATCACGGCCAAGGATTTGTCCGAGTTCTCTCGCCATCACTCACAAGTTGCCGCATTTCAGGGCCAGCAGGCGCAAAGCTACGCGCAGAACTACATCCCATCCGATAGTACTGGAAGTGCGCAGCCGTCGGTTATGACCTTGAACGATGCGATGCGCGAGCTTTACCGGTACTCTGAAAACCTGCCCAAGAACCTGAGTCTGACTTATTTCAAGCAGATCGTCGACGGCGACGCGAAAACTGGCAAATGTCCGCCACAGGTCATTGCGGCGGCTCAGTACTTTGTCAGTAACCCGAATGAATGGAAGCGGTTGTACGGTGGCTCGATAGACAAAGTCCATAAAGAGGATTTTCTCCAAGTCGCTTCATCTTCGATGAGCCTCACGCAAACCGAGCTGAATACCCTTAAGACGATCAACAGCAACCAGCAAAAATTCTTTGGGAGCGGTGTCCTGACTCGTGACAAGCTCGCAAGCATGGCGCAAGACAAGAGCCTAGATCCGAGAGTAAAGCAGGCGGCATCGCAGCTGTTATCGGATCATCTGCTCTTCGGTCTTCTAAACAATTCGATTACGGGCTACAAGACCCACAATTCGTTCTTCGATTTCGGCGGCGGACACACGGTTGATTCCGGCAATATCAGCAACAAAGATTTTGGCCACTTCTACAACGGCATGTCGTCTGCAAACCGAGCCGTTCAGCAGCCAAAGACCCATGCGCCCGAAACTGCTGCGGAACAGGACGCCGTCTCGGACATGATGACGGGCCGGGCGGACCAGCCTGATACCAAGTCGGCCAAAAAGAACGGCGGGGCCTTCATCCACACAGTCGACGACGTGCTCAAGGTGTACTCGACAGTGGCTGATTGGGCTGCGACGGCGGTGGGTCTGTTGAGCTTCATTCCGGTCGTGGGCCAAGTGGCCGATGCCGTGTCGATGACGCTCGCGTTCGAGGCGCAAGCGGCAAATCTTGTCCGCACAGCCATTACCGGAGGCAATATGAAGCAGGCGCTGCTAGACGCTGGCATCAATATCGGAGCGCAGGCGCTCAGCCTTGTCGCGGGTCCCGAGGTCAAGCTTGCGATTCGCAACGGGCTGGTGAAGACGGCGTTGGAAGAGGCCGCCGCGGCCGGGATCGATCTGCCGATTTCCATGGCGAAAAGCTATGCAGAAGACTATTTGTCCAACCTGCAAGCATGCCTTCCGGCCGACACTATGCAAGCGGCCGGCCTCCTCAGCCCGATGGTGCCAATACTCCAGAAAGTGGCCTGA
- a CDS encoding translocation protein in type III secretion system, hrcT translates to MYASPAEIQILMHTAIELVVAAGLGAARAIGIMMILPVFTRSQTDGLIRGCLAVGFGLPCLAHVSDALQALDPETRLIEVALLGLKEVLVGALLGTFLGIPLWGLQAAGEFIDNQRGVTNPSAPTDPATNSQASAMGVFLGITAIAIFVASGGLETLIGALYGSYLIWPVYKFYPTLSTQGAMEVLGLLDQIMRTALLVSGPVVFFMTLIDVSFMLLRRFAPQFKLTQLSPAIKNLVFPILMVTYAGYLVEGMKLEITQANGALEWFDRLLK, encoded by the coding sequence ATGTATGCGTCACCGGCCGAGATTCAGATCCTCATGCATACGGCTATCGAACTCGTCGTAGCAGCCGGTCTTGGCGCAGCGCGCGCGATAGGCATTATGATGATCCTACCGGTATTTACACGTTCTCAGACCGATGGCCTGATCCGCGGCTGCCTGGCTGTCGGCTTCGGATTACCATGTCTGGCACATGTCAGCGACGCGTTGCAGGCGCTGGATCCTGAAACACGTCTGATTGAGGTAGCTCTGCTCGGATTGAAGGAAGTTCTTGTCGGCGCACTACTTGGCACCTTCCTTGGCATTCCCTTATGGGGACTTCAGGCGGCCGGTGAGTTTATCGACAACCAACGCGGCGTCACCAACCCGTCCGCCCCGACCGACCCCGCGACGAATAGTCAGGCTTCCGCCATGGGAGTCTTTCTCGGGATCACTGCGATTGCCATCTTCGTCGCATCAGGGGGGCTGGAAACGTTGATCGGCGCCCTTTATGGCAGCTATTTGATCTGGCCCGTGTATAAGTTTTATCCTACATTGAGCACGCAAGGAGCAATGGAGGTGTTAGGGCTCCTCGACCAGATTATGCGCACGGCGTTATTGGTGTCAGGGCCCGTCGTGTTCTTTATGACGCTGATTGATGTATCCTTTATGCTATTGCGTCGCTTTGCGCCGCAATTCAAATTGACCCAACTGTCCCCGGCGATCAAGAATCTTGTCTTTCCGATTCTCATGGTTACATACGCTGGCTATCTCGTAGAGGGTATGAAACTGGAGATCACACAAGCGAATGGCGCGCTCGAGTGGTTCGATAGATTGCTGAAATGA
- a CDS encoding type III secretion system ATPase — MLDSLTRFCRAMREIGLAAGEPPTRRGFPPSVFSMLPGLLERAGMSERGSITAFYTVLVEGDGTGDPIAEESRGILDGHVVLSRAIAARSHFPAIDVLQSRSRVMDAVVSRTHRKAASFFRELLSRHAETEFLINVGEYKQGGDPLTDRAVESIDELREFLRQSEDEISGFEETVAWMSRLTA; from the coding sequence ATGCTGGACTCGCTGACACGCTTCTGCCGCGCCATGCGTGAAATAGGCCTTGCTGCGGGCGAGCCGCCGACGCGACGGGGCTTCCCTCCTTCCGTTTTCAGCATGCTGCCAGGCCTGCTTGAGCGCGCCGGCATGAGTGAGCGTGGCTCAATCACGGCGTTCTATACCGTGCTTGTAGAAGGCGATGGCACAGGGGATCCAATCGCTGAAGAGTCGCGCGGCATTCTCGATGGCCATGTCGTGCTCTCGCGCGCTATTGCGGCGCGATCGCATTTCCCCGCTATCGATGTACTACAGAGTCGCAGCCGCGTGATGGATGCGGTCGTTTCGCGGACACATCGCAAGGCGGCATCCTTCTTTCGTGAACTCCTTTCCCGGCATGCCGAGACCGAGTTCTTGATCAACGTCGGAGAATACAAGCAAGGCGGCGATCCCCTGACGGACCGGGCTGTCGAGTCAATAGACGAACTGAGGGAGTTTTTGCGCCAGAGCGAAGACGAGATCTCAGGGTTTGAGGAAACGGTCGCATGGATGTCGCGTCTGACCGCGTAA
- a CDS encoding nodulation protein NolV, producing the protein MTADISVAPAAPQMRPLGPLIPASELEIWDNAAKACAAAERHQQHVRSWARAAYQRELARGHTEGLNAGAEEMAALISQAVAEVARRKAVLEQQLPQLVLEILSELLGAFDPGELLVMAVRHAIERQYSGAEVCLHVYPTQVDMLAREFAGWDGQDGRPRVRIKPDPTLSPRRCVLWSEYGNVDLGLDAQMRALRLGFGSLSEKGEL; encoded by the coding sequence ATGACAGCCGATATTTCCGTGGCGCCGGCAGCGCCGCAGATGCGCCCATTGGGGCCACTGATACCGGCGAGCGAGCTCGAAATCTGGGATAATGCCGCAAAAGCGTGTGCCGCCGCAGAACGGCATCAGCAGCACGTACGCAGTTGGGCACGCGCGGCGTATCAGCGTGAGTTGGCGCGCGGCCATACCGAGGGCCTGAATGCAGGCGCGGAGGAAATGGCGGCGCTGATTTCGCAGGCGGTTGCCGAAGTCGCACGACGAAAGGCGGTTCTGGAGCAGCAATTGCCGCAGCTCGTGCTTGAGATACTAAGCGAGCTTCTAGGAGCGTTCGATCCGGGCGAACTGTTGGTCATGGCTGTTCGCCACGCCATTGAGCGCCAATACAGCGGCGCGGAAGTCTGCCTCCATGTGTATCCGACGCAAGTGGACATGCTTGCGCGAGAGTTTGCGGGATGGGACGGCCAGGATGGTCGGCCAAGGGTTCGGATCAAACCGGATCCGACGTTATCGCCGCGACGCTGCGTGCTGTGGAGCGAGTACGGCAATGTCGATCTGGGGCTTGATGCGCAGATGCGCGCGTTGCGTCTCGGCTTCGGGTCGCTTTCTGAAAAAGGCGAACTGTGA
- a CDS encoding two-component response regulator → MRTLFVDHHADLTRAVGVALGDTGFAVDVVPTLEQASSAFSCASYEILLLELVLPDGDGLDWLKQLRGEGHSVPALILSDVDDLEKRIAIFNGGADDFLLKPVYTNELIARMRAVLRRSTQMTAPIIVFGNLHFDPIGRQVSVAGYPLTVARRELCILEHLLNRAGRIVPRSQLEDHLYSFNDEVSANALEVGIYRLRRYLSSSNAAPRIKTVRGIGYILECD, encoded by the coding sequence ATGCGAACGCTATTCGTTGACCACCATGCGGATCTTACGCGAGCGGTGGGAGTTGCACTCGGCGACACCGGTTTCGCCGTTGATGTTGTTCCCACACTGGAACAAGCATCGAGTGCATTTTCTTGCGCCAGCTACGAAATTCTCCTGCTGGAGCTGGTTCTGCCGGATGGCGATGGCTTGGATTGGCTGAAGCAGCTAAGGGGTGAGGGACATTCAGTTCCTGCTCTCATTTTGAGTGACGTCGACGATCTTGAGAAGCGAATTGCGATTTTCAACGGTGGTGCGGACGATTTTCTGCTCAAGCCAGTGTATACTAATGAGCTCATTGCCAGAATGAGAGCCGTTCTGCGGCGGTCGACTCAGATGACTGCCCCGATCATTGTATTTGGCAATCTCCACTTCGATCCGATCGGCCGACAGGTTTCCGTTGCTGGTTATCCACTGACGGTCGCACGCCGTGAATTATGTATTTTAGAGCATCTGCTCAACCGTGCAGGCCGCATCGTGCCGCGTTCGCAGTTGGAAGATCACCTCTATTCGTTCAACGATGAAGTATCGGCCAACGCGCTTGAAGTCGGAATCTATCGCTTACGTCGATATCTGAGCAGTTCAAACGCAGCGCCACGGATAAAAACGGTGCGTGGCATTGGTTACATTCTTGAATGTGACTAG
- a CDS encoding type II secretion system protein has protein sequence MQDQGAPRAASNSIDGTLNLSSSLGKTVHLPAPATTIFVADPTIADYQAASNTTIFVFGKKSGRTSLFALDDKGEALAALRIVVTQPIEELRAMLMDQVGDSSIQVSYTPRGAILSGTAPNAEVADTAKRVTEQYLGEGAQVVNNIKVAGSLQVNLSVRVAEVSRSAMKALGVNLSAFGQIDNFRVGLLSGGGTGSGAAQGGGTAGIGFNNGAVNIGAVLDALAKEHIASVLAEPNLTAMSGETASFLAGGEFPIPVLQENKQVSVEFRHFGVSLEFVPTVLNNNRINIHVKPEVSELSSQGAVQINGISVPAVSTRRADTVVELASGQSFAIGGLIRRNVNNNVSAFPWLGEMPILGALFRSSSFQKEESELIILVTPYIVKPGSSPNQMSAPTDRMAPALDDPPADPPRGRAAARTGAPGAKRGRGFIIQ, from the coding sequence ATGCAGGATCAAGGGGCGCCGCGTGCCGCTTCCAATAGCATCGACGGCACGCTGAACCTTTCCTCTTCGCTCGGCAAGACGGTTCATTTGCCCGCGCCTGCCACGACCATCTTTGTTGCTGACCCGACGATCGCTGATTATCAGGCAGCCTCAAATACAACGATCTTCGTCTTCGGGAAGAAATCCGGGCGGACCAGCCTGTTCGCCTTGGACGATAAGGGCGAGGCTCTCGCCGCGCTGCGAATTGTCGTTACGCAACCGATCGAGGAATTGCGCGCCATGTTGATGGATCAGGTTGGCGACTCTTCAATCCAGGTGAGCTATACGCCGCGCGGCGCAATCCTTAGCGGTACAGCGCCCAATGCGGAGGTCGCCGACACCGCAAAAAGGGTCACTGAGCAGTATCTCGGGGAGGGTGCGCAAGTCGTCAACAACATTAAGGTCGCTGGGTCCTTACAAGTTAATCTCAGTGTGCGCGTAGCGGAGGTCTCCCGTAGCGCCATGAAGGCACTCGGCGTTAACCTGTCCGCCTTTGGTCAAATCGACAATTTCAGAGTGGGCTTGTTAAGCGGCGGAGGCACTGGCTCTGGTGCAGCGCAGGGTGGTGGCACAGCAGGAATCGGATTCAACAACGGTGCCGTCAACATCGGCGCGGTTCTAGACGCGCTCGCCAAGGAGCACATAGCTTCCGTGTTGGCTGAGCCGAATCTCACCGCGATGTCCGGTGAAACTGCCAGCTTTCTCGCAGGTGGCGAATTTCCCATTCCTGTCCTGCAGGAAAACAAGCAAGTGTCGGTTGAATTCCGTCACTTCGGCGTCAGCCTGGAATTCGTGCCGACCGTTCTCAACAACAACCGGATCAACATTCACGTAAAGCCGGAGGTCAGTGAACTATCGTCCCAAGGTGCCGTTCAAATCAATGGTATTTCCGTGCCGGCAGTTTCCACGCGCCGAGCCGACACAGTCGTCGAACTCGCCAGTGGGCAGAGCTTTGCAATTGGCGGTCTGATCAGGCGCAACGTGAACAATAATGTCAGTGCGTTTCCCTGGCTCGGCGAAATGCCGATTCTTGGCGCTCTGTTTCGTTCCTCCTCGTTTCAAAAAGAAGAATCAGAACTTATAATTCTGGTTACGCCTTACATCGTAAAACCAGGCTCCAGCCCCAACCAGATGAGCGCACCCACGGACCGGATGGCGCCGGCTTTGGACGATCCGCCGGCAGATCCGCCGCGAGGCCGCGCTGCTGCCCGCACCGGCGCGCCCGGGGCCAAGCGCGGTCGCGGCTTCATAATTCAATAG
- a CDS encoding translocation protein in type III secretion system, hrcQ yields MTERCSFLAAALVSPPLLEPALTLSHEVASWLNDTAASRGPFQTRINDVPLSVRVAGLVWQENFAAIPMLDCICRVGAETVVLSISRSLVEGLIATVQNGLTFPSEPTASLIVELALEPLIARLEYRTQLNVQLVRVFEAATLAPYLELDIDFGPVSGKGRLFLFSPLDGLVPSAFRALGELFGQLPRQPRGLLSDLPIVVAGEIGTLHVPAAILRKACAGDALLPDLAPFGRGEIALSLGQLWASADLEGDQLVLHGPFRPRSYSLENAHMTQLGSQLGPTEDLDDVEIMLVFECGRWPIPLGELRSAGEGHIFELGRPIQDPVDILANGQCIGRGDIVRIGDTLGIRLRGRLGCND; encoded by the coding sequence ATGACAGAACGGTGCAGCTTTTTGGCAGCCGCTTTGGTGAGCCCCCCTCTATTGGAACCAGCGCTGACACTGTCCCACGAGGTCGCCTCGTGGCTCAATGACACTGCGGCTTCGCGCGGACCGTTTCAGACCCGGATCAACGACGTGCCACTGTCGGTGCGTGTGGCAGGGCTTGTCTGGCAGGAGAATTTTGCCGCCATTCCAATGCTCGACTGCATTTGTAGGGTCGGAGCTGAGACGGTCGTGCTGTCGATATCGCGGTCGCTCGTAGAGGGGCTCATCGCAACAGTGCAGAATGGGCTGACTTTCCCTTCCGAGCCAACGGCTTCACTCATTGTTGAACTTGCACTTGAGCCACTTATTGCTCGACTGGAGTATAGGACTCAGCTGAACGTGCAGCTCGTGCGCGTGTTTGAAGCCGCGACACTGGCTCCTTATCTCGAACTGGATATCGACTTCGGCCCGGTCAGTGGCAAGGGTCGTCTGTTCCTGTTCTCGCCTCTCGATGGCTTGGTGCCGTCTGCGTTTCGTGCTCTGGGCGAACTGTTTGGCCAGTTACCGCGACAGCCGCGCGGATTACTTTCAGACCTCCCGATCGTGGTTGCAGGAGAGATCGGCACGCTGCACGTTCCTGCGGCGATTCTTCGAAAAGCATGTGCCGGTGATGCTCTGTTGCCGGACCTGGCGCCGTTCGGCCGGGGCGAGATCGCCCTATCTTTGGGCCAGTTGTGGGCCAGCGCCGATCTTGAGGGCGACCAGCTAGTCCTGCACGGGCCTTTCCGCCCGCGTTCCTATTCTTTGGAGAATGCGCATATGACACAACTTGGATCGCAACTAGGGCCGACGGAGGATCTCGACGATGTCGAGATCATGCTTGTCTTTGAATGCGGTCGCTGGCCTATTCCTCTAGGGGAATTAAGAAGTGCCGGCGAAGGGCATATTTTCGAACTTGGACGGCCGATTCAGGATCCGGTCGATATACTTGCCAACGGTCAGTGTATCGGGCGTGGCGACATCGTGCGCATTGGAGATACGCTGGGCATCAGGCTCCGTGGCCGGTTGGGATGCAATGACTGA